The nucleotide window GTTAGGTGTCACAAAGTAGTTATTACCAATATTGTATTTCTCTTTTAAGGTTTCAATTACCACATGTTTATATTCAGGTAAAATGCATGCAAACCTTAGCAATTTAGTTTCGCAAGTATGGTGCGGGTAAAATTTCTTAAAATCATTTATTGCATTTTGACTGCTTAATACTACTATGCCTTTGCTTTTTGCAATATATTTATGCCTTTGGGCCCTTGCAATTATTTCCTCTTTGGAAAACAATTCAGGAAAATAGTATTCCTGAAAATCGGGCACCCAAAAAAAAGATTGCTTACCAAAATGCAAAAACTTAACATAGGGATAAACTACATCAACTTTATCTTTGAATGAAATTGCACGTCCAAACAATTTTATCCAAATAAAGTTGGCAAGTTTGGTTAAAGCAGAGTGATTATTTACTTCACAAAATTTAATATATGGGTAATTAATTTTAATAATATCGTCAATAGGCGATGTTTGATTGTGAAATATGTACAATTCGGGTTTTAGGTCATCATTCAACAGATTTAGCGCGTTTATTATATTTAACATGTAAATTACACCGCCTGCCCATGTTTTGTAGTTACCAAAAAAGCACAAACCTAATTTTAATCTTTTCATACAGTTTTAGCCCAGCTTATATATTGTTTAATTCCGGTTTCGATATCTATAGCATATTTATATCCCATTGCCGTTAGTAACGATATATCAGCCCGCCAATAAAGTGGATCGCCCGGCTTTGTATGCCCGTTAAAAACAACCTCTTTGCGTAACTGATAATGTGTTTTAAAATAGTCGGCTATTTGCTTAATACTAATTTCTACACCATTGCCCACGTTTATAAATTCACCTTCAAAGCGGGCATTGTGAATGCAACAATCAATGGCATTAACCAAATCGTGTATGTTTATAAAATCCCGTGTTTCGTTACCTGTACCAAAAAGCTCGACGACAGCATTGGTTGTAAATTTTTTATGCAAGTCCCACAGCAATTGTTTGGTTAAGCCTGCGCCATACGCCGAGAAAATCCGAAGCGAACAGGTTGAGATTTGGTAATAGTCGTAAAACTCTTTACATATCATTTCAGCCTGCATTTTGTGCCAACCATAAGGCGATATAGGCGCAGGAATAAAACTTTCCTTAACGGGCAGCGCTGCGGGGTTGCCATATATAGCTGCACTGGATAAATTGATAAACTTGCAGGCTGGCTGATGTATTCTGATAGCATCCAACATTTTAAATACATTTTGTGTATTTAAAATATAATCTCTTAACGGATGTATTAATGAATCGGGCACACTCGCCGCCCCGGAGCAATTGATACATACATCAGGTTTTACAGCTGAAAATATAGCATGGAAATCGGAATTGGTAGCATCAATAGTTATGTAATTGGTTTTTAAGTAATCAACTGCTACATCACACTCATAAACATTATAGTTTTTGCTGAGTAAAAAATCGGCCAGGTGGCTGCCAATAAATCCTTTTGAGCCTATTATTAATAATTTCATTGCGTTAACGTTTTAACAACTTTTGCAGGATTGCCTGCTACAACCGTCCAGGCCGGTACATCTTTAGTAACCACGCTGCCTGCCGCCACTATTGCACCCTCGCCAATGGTTACCCCTTTTAATATAATACAGTTCATGCCTATCCACGCGTCCGAGCATATCTTAATAGGCTTTGTTTTTACAACATCCCAATTTTTACCTGCAATAAAGTTTAACCCCGCCTTGTAGTCTTTTACTTGCTGAATCAAATCGTTACGCCGATCTCTAAAATCAAGGGAATGAGAGTTATGATCATAAAAATATCCACCCCATGCAACAAATACATTGTCACCAAATTCGATCTTTGATCGGCATATTATATTTGTTCTGCCTAAAAATGTATTATTACCAATAACAACTTCTCCCTGTCCTGATTCGAAAGTTATTTGACAATCTAATATTGAATTATTTCCAACACGTACATATTTTTTCCTGGGATAAGGGTTTATGATATTAATATTGAAATTTTCAAAAAGGAACGAATCACCCATATCAATATATTGTGATAAGTGTTTTAGTCTATTTTTAAATAGAATTTTTTTTACGCTATCTTTTATACGGGATATCATATAAACTATTATGTTTTATCGCCATGCATTGAATCAATATTCTACTTGTTCCATATTCCAGTGGCGCTATTAGCTAATAGTTTATTCGTTTGTAATATACTAAAAGTGATAGATCCAATCATGGTAGTTATAGTTGCAATAGGAATACCAATTATGCCGAAATGAAAAACTTTTATAAGAACGATTGCAATTGGAATATTAAGAACCATAGAGACAATAGCAGTAAGCAGTTGTATTTTCACCTTACCAACGCCATTCAAAAAATTAGCAAATATTACCCCGCAATTCATTGTTATAAAATATAACAACATAATCAGCGACAAGGATGTAGGTACTACAACTTTGCCTTGGGTCCATATGTCATACAATGGGTTGGCAAATGCAAATTGTATCAGTTCAATGACAATTAAAGCACACCAAATCATTAATAATCTTTTTAGTGCCGTTTTTATCCAACTCCAATCATTTTCGGCGAGTGCTTTAGTAGTCATTGACCAAAACGGCACCAACGCAATGGTAAATATAATATTTGTTACGCTAAAATATTTAAACGCTATATTATAAGTTGTAACATTTGCTGGGGTAAAAAACTGTGCAATGATAAAGTTATCCGATGCATATAAAACAAGCGCCGCAATTTGAATAATAAAAAAACTAAGCCCCAAATTTAAAAGACTTTTAATATGGGTAACTTTAATATGCGTTACAGATGGCCTTATGCTTCTATATTTTTTAGTATATAATACAATACTTGTTATAAGAAACACTAATACAGGTACTGAAGCATAAATTGCGGCCACACAGGTTAGCGAGTTTAAATGTAATACTTTCAAAAAATACAACCCAATTAAAATAAATACCTGTACCAAAGTGTTAGTAAGATCGGCTAAGGCCGACCTTTGAAACGACAACATGACGGTATTAATTAACCGCAACACAAATTGTACAAACAGTAAACTTATGGCATATAAAACGGCGCCGTCTAAATCTCCTTTTATATTAAGCGGAGCGTTAAACACTTTTGGCCAATTAATAAACTGATTCGCCACTAAAAATATTATTAATAACAGGCCAAATATTACGCTTAATGCAGCATAGGTTGTTGATACATACACCCTTGCTTCGTCATATTTTTTTAGTGCTACAGCGGCAGTTAACCTATTACGCAACCCGTTGCCAAAGCCTAAATCAAATAGGGCAAACCAACTTAAAACGGCAGTTAGTGTTAACCATATACCGTATTGTGTAGTATTTAAAAAGCTAAGCACCAGCGGTATTGTCAAAAAGTTTACCGCAATATTTACGCCTTTTATAAAGAACGAAAAAAAAGCGTTACGCAACACCACCTTGCTTTTTTCATCTTTAGCGGAAAATTTATCGACTATTTGGGCAGGAATAAACTTTCTTAATCTATCCAACTTATTTAATATTTCGGGTGTATGGTGTAAGGCGCCTAATTTATTATGCTATAGTTTATATAGCATTTATTATTTGCCAAACAATTCCTTTGCTTTAGTAATGAAACTTGATTTTTTCTTTACGGTATCGTAATACCCGCTGTCGCTGCCATAGCCTCCGTAACCATAACCATAGCCATAGCCATAACCATAACCGTAGCCATAACCGCTATAACCGCCTGATTTCTGAGTAATATCGTTAACCACAATGTAAGATTTCCTTACCTTCTTTGAACGGGTTAATTCGTTTATGATATTAAGCTGGGTTTTAAATGTATATCGCTGACGCACTATATATAAACAAACATCAGCAAACTTTTCTATCAACAAAGCATCAGCAACAAGGCCAACCGGCGCCGTATCTATTATAATGTAGTCAAAAGTTTTTTTCAGTTCAGTGATCATCGCATCTAACTTATTATTTAATAACAATTCTGCCGGGTTTGGCGGGATGTTACCTGCCGATATCAAAAACGAGTTTTCATTTAAATAAATAGGCTGGATAATTGAATCCAGTGTCATGGTATTTGAAATAATATAGTTGGTAAAACCATTTTTATGGTCCATACCTATATTTGCCGATAGCTTAGGTTTACGCAAATCCAGCTCTATAAAAACAACCTTTTTACCACTTATAGCTAATGCGTTACCTATGTTTAATGATATAAATGATTTACCCTCACCGCTCATACTTGAAGTTACTAATATCACATTGGGCTTATTAGGGTCAACAAGGTATTG belongs to Mucilaginibacter boryungensis and includes:
- a CDS encoding glycosyltransferase, with the translated sequence MKRLKLGLCFFGNYKTWAGGVIYMLNIINALNLLNDDLKPELYIFHNQTSPIDDIIKINYPYIKFCEVNNHSALTKLANFIWIKLFGRAISFKDKVDVVYPYVKFLHFGKQSFFWVPDFQEYYFPELFSKEEIIARAQRHKYIAKSKGIVVLSSQNAINDFKKFYPHHTCETKLLRFACILPEYKHVVIETLKEKYNIGNNYFVTPNQFWKHKNHKIILEAIVALKQKNLNFQAVFTGSPKDRRNKEYFTSLEEYVKENGIERNVVFLGFIDRDEQLMLMKNSLAIIQPSLFEGWSTVVEDAKALNHFIIVSNIDVHKEQISENCSFFEPNNPVMLAEIIEKVLEQKPEPVYMDYTRNIQNFGKELLDIFQSK
- a CDS encoding NAD-dependent epimerase/dehydratase family protein → MKLLIIGSKGFIGSHLADFLLSKNYNVYECDVAVDYLKTNYITIDATNSDFHAIFSAVKPDVCINCSGAASVPDSLIHPLRDYILNTQNVFKMLDAIRIHQPACKFINLSSAAIYGNPAALPVKESFIPAPISPYGWHKMQAEMICKEFYDYYQISTCSLRIFSAYGAGLTKQLLWDLHKKFTTNAVVELFGTGNETRDFINIHDLVNAIDCCIHNARFEGEFINVGNGVEISIKQIADYFKTHYQLRKEVVFNGHTKPGDPLYWRADISLLTAMGYKYAIDIETGIKQYISWAKTV
- a CDS encoding acyltransferase, coding for MISRIKDSVKKILFKNRLKHLSQYIDMGDSFLFENFNINIINPYPRKKYVRVGNNSILDCQITFESGQGEVVIGNNTFLGRTNIICRSKIEFGDNVFVAWGGYFYDHNSHSLDFRDRRNDLIQQVKDYKAGLNFIAGKNWDVVKTKPIKICSDAWIGMNCIILKGVTIGEGAIVAAGSVVTKDVPAWTVVAGNPAKVVKTLTQ
- a CDS encoding oligosaccharide flippase family protein, giving the protein MDRLRKFIPAQIVDKFSAKDEKSKVVLRNAFFSFFIKGVNIAVNFLTIPLVLSFLNTTQYGIWLTLTAVLSWFALFDLGFGNGLRNRLTAAVALKKYDEARVYVSTTYAALSVIFGLLLIIFLVANQFINWPKVFNAPLNIKGDLDGAVLYAISLLFVQFVLRLINTVMLSFQRSALADLTNTLVQVFILIGLYFLKVLHLNSLTCVAAIYASVPVLVFLITSIVLYTKKYRSIRPSVTHIKVTHIKSLLNLGLSFFIIQIAALVLYASDNFIIAQFFTPANVTTYNIAFKYFSVTNIIFTIALVPFWSMTTKALAENDWSWIKTALKRLLMIWCALIVIELIQFAFANPLYDIWTQGKVVVPTSLSLIMLLYFITMNCGVIFANFLNGVGKVKIQLLTAIVSMVLNIPIAIVLIKVFHFGIIGIPIATITTMIGSITFSILQTNKLLANSATGIWNK